The sequence TTTTTAACAATGCATCCCGGCCGATCATGCCCGGTGTGATGCCGCGATTTTCTGCTTCTATGGTGATGGATTCAAGAGGGGCATCAAGTAGCTGATCGATTGTTTTTACACCGACGGCTCTTCCTGCAATGATTCCTCTGTCTTTTAACTTCTCATTTAGTAACGCTACGTCCAGTGCTCCACACATTATATATCCTATATCACTCGTCACAACGAGGAGATTGGTTTTGGGCAGTTCAACAGAAATCGCTAAAAAGGTATGTCCCTGAATGGTAATCGGAAATACATTCATCATGTTTCATCGCTCCTTTCACTCATATGTATGACGCGGAAAAGGAAACGGTGAAACATTTACTGCTTTAATTTCCATTCAAGAACATCTCGTAAAAACTCAGGCATAAAGTATTTTTTTTCTAGTCTTTGAAGGTCAGGAAAGAAGTGTCCAAACGTGAACATATCAGGTAAGGCAAGCTTGTACACTTTCTGAGAATCGATCGGCTTGTTATCGATTAAGATTTCATGGTCTCCGAATTGAACATTCGTGTATACAAATCGTCCCATCACTTTGCCTCTGAACCCTAACCCTTTCACTTGAAGATGCGGCCATTCCTCATTAAATGTTTGTTTAATGATTTCCTTAAGCTCCGCCCCCTTCACCTTAATCAGGCAGGGATTGATCGGATGAGGCAGGATGCGATGCAAATCCTGTTTCGTCACCGATCCCTCACTCAGTCCATCGATGAGCAAGCCTGAATTAAGAAAGGCACAATCAGCCCGGCACCATTCAGCAAGGGCATCACATAAAACGTTCGGAAGCGGGGATGGATTGAACCAATCCACGGATAAGGATTTCGTAAGAGATGATACTTCTTTTCTTAACAAATCCTCTCCTGCCTGATACCACTCCAGGCTTTCCTGTTCTTCCTTTTCGACAGAGGGAAGCTCGTGCTGTTCATAGAGCTGTGCTTTTTTCCCTATGATGGTTTTATTGGTTATATCAACCTCAATCATCATATGCCCAACATAATGACCAAACTTTCCTGCTGCGCCAAGCATCGTTCCCTTAATTTCTTTTCCTTGATGAAGTACATGATGGGTATGAGCTCCGAGGATAACGTCAATCTCAGGAAATTGTTCTGCAATCACCTCGTCATCCCTTATCCCTAAATGTGAAAGAAGGATTATCATATCCACCTGTGGATGAAGCTCTTGAACCAACTTCTGCAGTTCATCCATTGGAGATGTAATATTCCAGCCGAGAGCTTCGTAAAATGGTTTGAAATAGGCTGTCAATCCAATGACCCCTATCTTCATTCCACTATCCGTTCGAAAAATATGATAAGGCTTTAACCAGCTTGGATGTAGTCCAGACTGATCTAATAGATTGCCTACAATCACGTGAAAATCGGCATGATCATAAAGGCTGTTTAAATCTACATAGTCCAGTGTAATACCTTCATTGTTCCCGATCGTTACAGCATCAAAGCCGACTTCATTTAGAAATTCGATGTTTCCTTTTCCTAAAGTCGCTTCACTTAATGGATGCCAGCGGTCCACATGATCTCCGATATCAAATAGATAAACAGGATCCCCTTCATCAAGATGCCATTGTTTTCTCATTTTCAAAAAATCCCGAATCCTTGACCAATGTTCAAAATGACTGTGAAGGTCGTTTGTATGATAAATATGAATGGTTTCTCTCACTATTTGCTCACTCCTATTGGAGGTATGTTATCCTGTAATGCCTTGGTAAATCAATCGAATTCCAATTAAAATTAAAATAATGCGTAAAATACTCACTAATACTTTCGATTCAAGTTTCGTATTTAAATAGGCCCCGGACTTAGCTCCAATCCAGGCCCCAGGAATAAGGGCAAGAGCATACAACCACTTTACATTGCCTAACATGATATGTGTACCTGAGCCAACCAACGCAGATAGAAAAATCATGAACATGGATGTGGCAACGGCTACATGGGGAGGAAAAAGAAATACTAAGATCATGGCAGGTACCATTAATGATCCGCCACCAATGCCAAATAAACCTGACGTAAATCCAACTACAAAAGCAATAGCCCCTCCTAATAAAGGAGGATACCCATAACGAAAGGTCTTTCCAGCGGGATCCGTAAACTTCCGTTGAAAGGAAGCATCCTTGAATTTCTCAATAGGCTTTAACTTGTTTCGGACCATGAGAATAATGGCGATCAGTATCATGAAAATGCCGAAGTATAAATTAAAGCTTTCCATGTTCAATCCCTTGTTTACCCACGCTCCCAGTATTGAACCCGGCCCACTGCCTGCAAAGAAGATCAAACCGCTTTTATAATCTACGGTCTTGTGCTTTAGATAGGCCAGGGTGGATGATAACCCTGTAAAAATCATAATGACCAATGATGTTCCTACTGCTGTCTGAGGGTTCATTTCTTCTATCAAGCTTGTATATGTACCGAAATAAATGAGGGCAGGAACAATGATGACGCCTCCGCCCAATCCGACGAGGGATCCTATTGCTCCTGCTAAAAGTCCGATTGATAGAAGAACAATCCATTCCATCTGTCTTTCATCTCCTGTCAGCTAAAATAAATCCAGTTGCTTTGGTGCAAGTCCTCCATATTCAATGCCTAATAATTCAATGAGCTCTTTCGCGTTATCAGCGGCATCTCCACCGGAATTATTATTGAAAAGAATATAAAGATCGTTAGAGGTTTTGTGCAGCTGATAAATATGCGGAATCCACTCCTCTAATTCAGCACGATTATAGCGATATAAATAACGAACCTCCCGCCAATCTCCTCCATTCGGTTTATTCCAGCCATACAGATTCCTGCCGTGAAACCGAATAAGAGTCGCATCTTTATGAGTGGCTTCCAAGACCCGCGGTACAGATCCTTCTCCTGCCTGAGGTTCATCGCAAATGCTATGGATCCACCCTTCCTTTTTCATAAACGTTAACGTCTTATCCCGAAACTGTGGTCTGAACCAGCTTTGATGACGGAACTCAAGCGACAGGGGGAACCCTTTTAATTGTTCCCGGCAGTACCGGATATAGTCAACATGTTCCTTATTACAATCGTACCAAGGGGGAAATTGAAGCAGTACCATCGCTAACTTACCTGAATCTACGTATGGAGCAAGGGATTCTTTAAAGGCCCTAAACATCTCTTCCTTTGTTTCGAAAGGGATTTCTCCCCGCTGATGTCCCGTCATACCCTGATACGCTTTTACTATAAACTTAAAGTCCCGGGGTGTTTCCCTTACCCATTTTTCAGCATTTCGAATAGGCTGGACAGCGTAGAAAGTTGTATCCACCTCGACGATGGGGAAATGAGCACCGTATTCTTTTAGTTTGTCTCTAGGGGAAACATTTTCATAAAGGGTATCATGATCTCCCCAGCCTGTTACACCTATGTATATCATCTTCATTCACCTGCTTTATTATGAACATGTCCATTTTATCATAAGGGGAATGGAAATTCTTATGTTTGAATGGATTGAGGAAGAATCGTAGTGATTATTGGAACCAGAAAAAACTCCCCTGATGAGACATCAAGGGAGTTTGGTTTAAAAGATTATCCGATTGAACCTTCCATTTCGAACTTGATCAGGCGGTTCATTTCGACTGCGTATTCCATTGGAAGTTCTTTCGTGAATGGCTCGATGAAGCCCATTACGATCATCTCTGTTGCTTCTTCCTCTGAAATACCGCGGCTCATAAGATAGAATAATTGTTCTTCAGACACTTTTGATACCTTCGCTTCGTGTTCTAACGAGATGTTATCGTTAAGAATTTCGTTGTAAGGGATCGTATCGGAAGTTGATTGGTTATCCATGATCAGCGTATCACACTCAATATTTGAACGTGCGCCTTCCGCTTTACGGCCAAAGTGTACAATTCCACGGTACGTTACTTTACCACCATGCTTGGAGATGGATTTAGAAACGATTGTAGAAGAAGTATTTGGTGCCAAGTGAATCATTTTCGCTCCGGCATCCTGATGCTGGCCTTTACCTGCCAATGCGATGGATAGTGTCATACCTCGAGCGCCTTCACCTTTAAGGATAACCGCCGGGTATTTCATCGTTAATTTAGAACCGATGTTTCCATCCACCCATTCCATCGTTGCGTTCGCTTCACATACAGCACGCTTGGTAACCAGGTTGAACACGTTGTTCGCCCAGTTTTGAATCGTCGTATATCGGCAGTACGCATCTTTCTTGATGATGATTTCAACGACTGCAGAGTGAAGTGAATTCGTTGTGTAAACAGGTGCTGTACAACCCTCAACATAGTGAACACTTGCGCCTTCATCCACGATGATCAGTGTACGCTCGAATTGACCCATGTTCTCTGAGTTAATGCGGAAATAGGCTTGAAGTGGTGTATCCACCTTGATTCCTTTAGGAACATAGATAAAAGATCCACCGGACCATACCGCTGAGTTAAGGGCAGCGAACTTGTTATCCGTTGGAGGAATAACCTTTGCCCAGTGCTCGCGGAAAAGTTCTTCATTCTCTTTAAGAGCAGAATCTGTATCTTTAAAAACGATCCCCATGTCTTCAAGATCTGATTGCATGTTGTGGTATACAACTTCTGACTCATATTGAGCAGAAACCCCTGCAAGATACTTTTGCTCTGCTTCCGGAATACCTAATTTATCAAACGTCTGCTTGATTTCTTCAGGTACTTCATCCCAGCTGCGTTCTGACTTTTCAGAAGGCTTCACATAGTAAGTGATCTCATCAAAGTTCAGTTCCTGCATGTCACCGCCCCATTGAGGCATAGACATATTATAAAAATGCTCAAGTGACTTCAAACGGAAATCAAGCATCCATTGAGGTTCTTCTTTCATGCGGGAGATTTCTTCTACGATTTCACGCGTCAAACCACGTTTGGAACGAAAAATTGAGACGTCTTTGTCGCTGAATCCATATTTATAATCTCCAATCTCAGGCGCTTTCTTAGCCATGTTGATTCCTCCATTCTTTGGTAGTGCCGAAGGAGAGCATTATTCCTGCTCTTCCTCTGACACTCCTTTTTCCATCGCTTTCCATGCCAATGTCGCACATTTGATACGGGCAGGAAATTTCGCGACTCCTTGTAATGCTTCAATATCTCCTAAATCCACATCGTCGTCATAGTCATTGCCTTGCATCATATCAGAGAAGATCTTGGAAAGCTTCAATGCTTTCTCAATCTCTTTCCCTTTAACCGCTTGTGTCATCATTGAAGCAGAAGCCATGGAGATCGAACAACCTTCTCCATCGAACTTCGCATCCTGAACGATACCATCTTCCACCTTTAAAGTCAGGTGTATGCGATCTCCACAAGTAGGGTTATTCATATCGATGGTAAAGCTTCCATCTTCTAAAGAACCTTTATTTCGTGGATTCTTATAATGATCCATGATGACTTGTCGATATAACTGATCTAAATTATTAAAAGACATCGCTGAAAAACTCCTTTGTCTTCAATAGGCCTGCAACAAGTTTATCAATATCTTCTTCCGTATTATAGAGGTAGAAGCTGGCACGTGCTGTTGCGGATACGTTCAACCACTTCATCAGAGGTTGTGCACAGTGATGACCCGCGCGAACGGCAATCCCTTCAGCATCAAGTACGGTTGCCACATCATGCGGATGAACATCATCAATGTTAAACGTAACAAGACCTGCGCGTTTTCCGGGATCACTTGGTCCGAAAATTTTCATGCCTTCAACTTCATTCATTTTCTCCAATGCATAAGCCGCAAGCTTATGTTCATGTTCTTCAATGTTATGAAGTCCTACTTCTTCAAGGAAATCAATCGCAGCTCCAAGTCCAATGGCACCTGCAATGATCGGTGTACCACCTTCAAACTTCCACGGAAGCTCTTTCCAGGTGGATTCTTGAAGTCCGACAAAGTCAATCATTTCTCCACCAAATTCGACCGGTTCCATTTTGTTCAGGTGTTTTTTCTTACCATAAAGCACTCCGATTCCTGTGGGACCTACCATTTTATGACCTGAAAAGGCAAAGAAATCACAGTCCAAGTCTTGTACGTCGATCTTCATATGTGGAGCGGCCTGTGCTCCGTCAACGACCATGACTGCACCATTTTCATGAGCAATCTTGGTGATTTCCTTAATTGGGTTCATCGTACCAAGCACGTTTGAAACCATCATGATCGAAACAATTTTCGTTTGAGATGAGACGGTCGCTCTGACATCTTCAATCGCTATCGTTCCATCTTCTTGAAGAGGTACATATTTTAAAGTCGCTCCGGTTTCTTTGGCTAACTGCTGCCAAGGAATGATATTACTGTGATGCTCCATGTGAGTAATCACAATTTCGTCACCCTCGGTAAGGTTGGCGCGACCGTAGCTTGCTGCAACTGTATTGATTGCTGTTGTCGTCCCACGGGTAAAGATTACTTCTTGAGTCGAGGAAGCGTTAATGAAATTACGGACCTTTTCGCGGGCACCTTCATATCCATCTGTCGCTCTCGTCCCAAGAGTGTGAACACCCCTGTGAACATTAGAGTTATATCCACGATAATAATCATTCATCGCTTCGATAACTGAAACTGGCTTTTGTGATGTTGCGGCACTGTCAAGATAAACAAGTGGATGGCCATTTACTTCCTGGTCGAGAATCGGAAATTGTTTACGAATCTCTTTTACATCCATTAGTTTACTTTCCTTTCGATAACCTCAACAAGTTGTTTCTTAACTCCTTCAATCGGTAATTGTTTCACCACTGGAGCCAAGAAACCATGAATAACCAGACGTTCCGCTTCATGCTGCGGGATACCACGACTCATCAGGTAGTATAGTTGCAATGGATCCACTCGACCCACAGACGCAGCATGACCTGCCGTTACGTCATCTTCATCGATAAGAAGAATCGGGTTTGCATCTCCACGTGCTTTTTCGCTAAGCATCAAGACGCGAGACTCTTGCTCTGCATTCGACTTAGACGCACCGTGTTCAATTTTACCGATACCATTAAAGATGGAAGATGCTTCGTCTTTCATTACTCCATGCTTAAGGATGTATCCTTCAGAGTTTTTACCGAAGTGAACAACCTTTGTCGTGAAGTTTTGTTTCTGTTTTCCGCGTCCAACAACAACCGTTTTTGTATCTCCGTATGAGCCATCGCCCATTAGGTTTGTTACGTTTTCAGAAACGGTGTCTCCATCGTTCATCAATCCAAGAGCCCACTCGATGCGTGCATCTCTTTGTGCAACTCCACGACGGTTAACGTAAGTCGTTAATCCGCTTGCTAGATTATCCACCGCACCGTACGCCACTTTCGCATTATTATTTGCCACAACTTCCGTTACGATGTTGTATACGCCACCTTCTACATCTGTAGTAGAAATATAGTTTTCAACATACGTGACAGAGCTATTGTCTTCAGCAACAACCAATACGTGGTTAAACATCGCCACTTCAGCATTGTCATGGACGTATACCGCTTGAATCGGTTGGGTTAATTCTACGTTTTTCGGAATGTAAAGGAATGCCCCTCCATTCATTAACGCTGCATGAAGTGCTGTTAGCTTATGCTCATCCGTTTTAACGCCTTCAGTCATGAAGTACTTTTGAACAAGTTCACTATGATCCTTCACTGCTGTAAAAATATCCGTGAAAATAACACCGTTATCCTTTAATTCGTTCGAAAGAGAAAGAAAAGCAGGTGTATTATTACGTTGAATATATAAACTTTGGTCTGTGCTTTCCAAATCAACTAATGCTTTAGCTTCATCCGGCAGCTCACTCAATGATGAAAACGCATCACTTTCCACAGTATGCTTCTGGAATTGAGTAAAATTCCAATTCGTGATTTTTGTTTTATCAGCAACTGGAAGGCTTAGATCCTTTACTTTATCAAAGGCATCTGTACGAAGGGTTGTTAACCATTCTGGCTCTCCAAGTTGTTTTGAGTAGGAGCTGACATAGTCCTGATCTACTGGTAGTTTCGTTTCTACAGTCATTTTCATCCCCCTAACACTTACGCTTCTTGGCCAACAGTTTCGTCTTTGATTCCTAACTCTTCTTTAATCCAGTCATATCCTTCAGCTTCCAGGCGTTGTGCTAATTCCTCTCCGCCAGATTTCACAATGCGTCCTTGCATCATGACGTGAACATGATCAGGAGTGATGTAGTTAAGAAGACGCTGATAGTGAGTGATGATTAAGCAACCAAAATCTTCACCGCGCATTTTATTGATTCCCTTTGATACAACTTTAAGGGCATCGATATCAAGACCAGAGTCAATCTCGTCCAGGATGGCGATCTTAGGTTGTAACATCATTAATTGAAGGATTTCATTACGCTTCTTCTCTCCACCAGAGAACCCTTCGTTTAAGTAACGCTGTGCCATATCTGGATCCATTTCCAGGTATTCCATTTCAGAATCCATTTTGCGGATGAATTTCATTAGAGAAATTTCTTCGCCCTCTTCGCGACGGCTGTTGATTGCTGAACGTAAGAAGTCCGCATTCGTAACACCGTTGATTTCACTAGGATACTGCATTGCAAGGAATAGACCTACGCGAGCACGCTCATCAACTTCCATTTCAAGCACATCTTCACCGTCGAAGTGAATGCTTCCTTTTGTCACTTCATACTTTGGATGACCCATGATAGCAGAAGATAAAGTAGATTTACCTGTACCATTTGGTCCCATTACTGCGTGGATTTCTCCACCTTTAATTTCAAGGTTAACCCCTTTCAGGATTTCCTTTCCTTCAATCTCAACATGAAGATCTTTAATTGTTAAAGTAGAACCTGCCATGTGTATTTACCTCCGTGACTTTATAATGAATTTAAGAATTAAATTCTTTAATCATTCTCAATTTATTCTCATTACAATCTTATAACAAATAAAAGCTATTATCAACTTTTTCAACTATACAGATAGTGTAAACTTGACAAGATAATCCTTTTCTATTGTTAACTTAAAATACAGGAAAAATGTAGGGGTTTCTTATACAGTTTCCTGTCATGGTGAACATATCGATACTGATATAATTTGAAACCTATGAAACCGTCCGCTTTGTTCTTCCGTTATTAGACTTGGCGTTGATTGCATAACAATAAAAAAACCAGTGCATCGTCTACACTGGTTTCCTTTTTTCTTCCTTATTATATATTAGAGTGCACCTTACGATCAAGTGCAGCAATCATTCTTCTGCTTTCCTTATAGTCCTGCTCTCTTCTTTTCTCTACTTGCATTCTGACATCATGCTTTCGTTTGTACACCTCATAACCAATCCCATGGGCTCCATGCATTGCCTTTTCCATTTCACTTGTGTACGAGATACTCTCAAGAGAGTCGATAATGAATCATTCCTTTCAGGTTTTTAATTACTTTACAACTATACTACCCCCTCGTTCACAAGACAAAACCAGTATAGGGTCATTTTTTCTTAAATTCATCTTTTCAACCTGACTCCGAGGGGCTACCATTAAGTTTTCACAAAATTCCGCCATTATACTGCCAATTAATAGCTTTTTTAATATATATTCATTTTATTGAATAAGTATTTAGTACTTGGTGATCACAAACGAACTTTCCACCTCATATTAAATAAAATAGCTTTTTTCATAAACATTGTCGCTATTTTACATAAAGAAAGTACGGCCGGTGAGTATCCTTGTCGATCTTTTAGGGTCTCTCCCACTGTTTTCGGGCAGCTTCCAAAAATGTAATTTTTCTATTGAACGGATGGTAATTTGAAAACAGGGACCGTTCCTTTTCGTTCCAGGGACTTGCTTTCCGCGGGGAGGAAGTCGAGCCTCCTCGGGCTTTGCCCTGCGGGGTCTCGACCTTTCTAGCTCCGGCGGCTAGCCCCTCGAGGTCATAAGCTAAATGGTCCAAGAAGGCAAAGAACGCCTTCTTAGGCCCATTCATCTTATGCTTGTCGGGGCTGAGCGAGCCGCATCCGCTTTTCTACTTTTCCTCTATTTCCCGCAGGAGTCAAGTGCCTTCCGCTACAATCCACTCTGTGCTACTACTTTATGGCTGTTAAACGCTAACTTCAAGAAAAGTCACCTCACCATCCAACACACTAATTGACAAAGCCCAGGAAGATTATGTAATTGAATGAAAAGCCTTGTTCAAACACTAATTTCAACAAAAAAATCGAAGAGGATTCCTCCCCTTCGACTCATCCCTTACTTATTGTTTTAACTGATTCAAATCCTGAATCGATTGCTGTACTAAAGTCACAGCCTGACTCATGACAGCTCCGCCGCCAAATGCAGCCGTTACTCCTATTGCTTCAAGGATTTCTTCTTCTGAACACCCTTGATCCAGGCATCCTTTTGTGTGATAGATGATGCAATATTCATCCTGGGAATAAAGACTTATTCCTAACGCGATCAACTGCTTTTCTTTTTTTGAAAGAACTCCTTCTCTAAAGCAGTGCTCGGTAAACGTATTATACTGCTCGGCAAGCTCAGGCATTTTTTCAGTGAAGATTCCAAGTCCCATTTTATAATCATGAAGGGCAGCTTCTGTTGTATTTCTTGGTTCTATCTGCATTTCATTCAGCTCCATTTCTGAAATAGATTCATCGAAAATAGTATGAGCTATAATGGAAATGATTATGTTTAAAAAAAATACGGTAAGTACTTATCCAGAAAAGAAACCCGATTTTGATCAATCAGAATCGGGTTTCTTATTTACGCTATATGAAATTATTCGGTCACCGGAACAACTGCCCCGTCCCATTCCTCTTTAATAAAGTCCTGGATTTCTTTTGAACGAAGAGCTTCAACAAGCGCCTTCACTTCCTCTTTGTTTTCGTCACCTTTATTCACAGCAATCACATTCACATATGGAGAATTACTGTCTTCAATGGCGATCGAATCTTCCAAAGGATTCAAACCTGCATCGATCGCATAGTTGGAATTAATCAGAACAGCATCTCCCTCTTCATTTTCATACAATTGTGGAAGAAGAGCTGCTTCATATTCGTAATCGAATTTTAGTTTCTTTGGATTTTCTTTAATGTCTTCCAGCGTTGCTTTTGTCTTGTCTACTCCATCATTCAATGTAATAAGACCTTTTTCTTCTAATAACGTAAGAATACGTCCGTGATCTGCTACAGAATTACTCATTAGAATCGTTGCACCTTCAGGCAGCTCTTCAAGGGATTTGTACTTTTTAGAATAAACGCCAATCGGCTCAATGTGAATGCCGCCAGCATTTTCAAAATCATAACCGTGTTCCGCTTTTTGAGATTCTAAGTACGGTACATGTTGGAAATAGTTTGCGTCAATATCCCCATTATCCAGATCTTTATTTGGCAAGATATAGTCTTGGTACGTTTCAATTTCTAAATTGATACCTTTCTCCTCTAATAAAGGCTTCACTTGTTCAAGAATTTCAGCGTGAGGAATATTGGAAGCTCCAACCACTAATTCTTTCTCGTCGCTGCCTCCTCCTGATTCTGAATTACTCCCACATGCTGCCAATCCAAAAATGCTTGTTGCTGCAATAACTCCTGCTACCCATTTTTTCATGATATTTCTCTCCTTTTACCGTTTATCTAATTTATTTGTAAAGAAATCACCTAATATTTGAATCGCAAACACAATGAGTAAGATCATAATGGTTGCGGCGAGCGTCACGTCTTCCCTGCTTCGTTGAAAGCCATCTAAATAGGCCAGGTTTCCTAAACCGCCTGCTCCGATGACCCCGGCCATTGCCGTATATCCAACGAGAGCAATCGCTGTTACTGTAATTCCTGAAATCAAAGCCGGCATGGATTCCGGGATCAGGACTTTCCAGATAATTGTGCTCGTTTTCGCCCCCATCGCTTTCGCGGCCTCGATGACGCCTTTGTTCACTTCTCTTAAAGCAATTTCTACCATACGGGCGTAAAACGGAGCAGCTCCAATGATCAGTGCCGGCAAAGCTGCATTCGCTCCACGGATTGTGTCCAATAAAAACTTGGTGAACGGAATTAACAACACGATCAATATAATGAATGGAATCGATCTGAACACATTTACGACTGCACTTGTAATCGTGTATGTCAGTTTGTTATCCCATAGATTTTCCTTAGAGGTGAGGAAGAGCAAAATCCCAAGGATCATTCCGAGTACAAAGGTAATCACTACAGACATCCCGGTCATATACAGGGTTTCGAGGGTTGCTTCCCACATCTTCTCCCAATCTACATTTGGAAATAAATTTTCAATCATCCTCTTAACACCTCCACTTGAACCAGTTGCGTTTGAACAAACGTCAATGCATCTTTAATGGTCCGTTCATCCCCATCAAGGTGAACAAATAACGTTCCATAGGCACCTTTTTGAGTTTGGGAGATTTGTCCTTGAAGGATGTTTACGTCTAAGTCAAACTTCCTTATCAGAGTGGTGATAAGCGGTTGCTCAGTTGATTCACCGACAAAAGTAAATTTCAACACTTTCCCATTAGGATATTGCATCAATAGGTGATCAATGGTTTCACCCGTTTCTTTTACTTGCGAGACTTCTCTCACGAAACGCTTTGTCACTTGCTCTTGTGGATTTCGGAACACTTCCAATACATCCCCGAGTTCCACGACTTTTCCTTGTTCCATGACTGCGACACGGTGACAGATTTTCTGAATCACGTGCATTTCATGAGTGATCAGGACAATCGTCAGCCCTAAGCGTTTATTAATATCCACCAATAAATCAAGAATGGAATCAGTTGTTTGTGGATCTAGAGCGGAAGTAGCTTCATCACATAGAAGGACATCGGGATTGTTAGCAAGGGATCTTGCAATCCCCACTCGTTGTTTCTGTCCGCCGCTCAGTTGAGAAGGATAGGCATCTCCCCTGCCTTCCAATCCTACAAGCTTCAATAATTCATTGGCTCTATGGAGTCTCTCTTTCTTTGGTACTCCAGCAATTTCTAATGGGAACTGTATATTTTCTAATACTGTACGAGACCAGAGGAGATTAAAGTGTTGAAAAATCATGCCTATCGACTGTCTTGCTTCCCGCAGTTTTTTACCCTTTACCCGGGAAACGATTTGACCATTCACGTCCACTATTCCTTCTGTAGGAACTTCGAGACCATTGAGCATGCGGATCAGCGTACTCTTACCTGCTCCACTATAGCCAATCACTCCAAAAATTTCTCCTTGGGCAATCTCGATATTGACGCCATCAACGGCTGAAATTGGACCCGATTTGGATTGATAGATTTTTTTCACATCTGAAATGGTAATCATGTTGTATTCCACCTTCTTTCGGAGTAAAACGACCTGTTTAATCAAGAT is a genomic window of Rossellomorea sp. y25 containing:
- the sufD gene encoding Fe-S cluster assembly protein SufD, producing the protein MTVETKLPVDQDYVSSYSKQLGEPEWLTTLRTDAFDKVKDLSLPVADKTKITNWNFTQFQKHTVESDAFSSLSELPDEAKALVDLESTDQSLYIQRNNTPAFLSLSNELKDNGVIFTDIFTAVKDHSELVQKYFMTEGVKTDEHKLTALHAALMNGGAFLYIPKNVELTQPIQAVYVHDNAEVAMFNHVLVVAEDNSSVTYVENYISTTDVEGGVYNIVTEVVANNNAKVAYGAVDNLASGLTTYVNRRGVAQRDARIEWALGLMNDGDTVSENVTNLMGDGSYGDTKTVVVGRGKQKQNFTTKVVHFGKNSEGYILKHGVMKDEASSIFNGIGKIEHGASKSNAEQESRVLMLSEKARGDANPILLIDEDDVTAGHAASVGRVDPLQLYYLMSRGIPQHEAERLVIHGFLAPVVKQLPIEGVKKQLVEVIERKVN
- the sufC gene encoding Fe-S cluster assembly ATPase SufC produces the protein MAGSTLTIKDLHVEIEGKEILKGVNLEIKGGEIHAVMGPNGTGKSTLSSAIMGHPKYEVTKGSIHFDGEDVLEMEVDERARVGLFLAMQYPSEINGVTNADFLRSAINSRREEGEEISLMKFIRKMDSEMEYLEMDPDMAQRYLNEGFSGGEKKRNEILQLMMLQPKIAILDEIDSGLDIDALKVVSKGINKMRGEDFGCLIITHYQRLLNYITPDHVHVMMQGRIVKSGGEELAQRLEAEGYDWIKEELGIKDETVGQEA
- a CDS encoding carboxymuconolactone decarboxylase family protein — translated: MQIEPRNTTEAALHDYKMGLGIFTEKMPELAEQYNTFTEHCFREGVLSKKEKQLIALGISLYSQDEYCIIYHTKGCLDQGCSEEEILEAIGVTAAFGGGAVMSQAVTLVQQSIQDLNQLKQ
- a CDS encoding MetQ/NlpA family ABC transporter substrate-binding protein yields the protein MKKWVAGVIAATSIFGLAACGSNSESGGGSDEKELVVGASNIPHAEILEQVKPLLEEKGINLEIETYQDYILPNKDLDNGDIDANYFQHVPYLESQKAEHGYDFENAGGIHIEPIGVYSKKYKSLEELPEGATILMSNSVADHGRILTLLEEKGLITLNDGVDKTKATLEDIKENPKKLKFDYEYEAALLPQLYENEEGDAVLINSNYAIDAGLNPLEDSIAIEDSNSPYVNVIAVNKGDENKEEVKALVEALRSKEIQDFIKEEWDGAVVPVTE
- a CDS encoding methionine ABC transporter permease yields the protein MIENLFPNVDWEKMWEATLETLYMTGMSVVITFVLGMILGILLFLTSKENLWDNKLTYTITSAVVNVFRSIPFIILIVLLIPFTKFLLDTIRGANAALPALIIGAAPFYARMVEIALREVNKGVIEAAKAMGAKTSTIIWKVLIPESMPALISGITVTAIALVGYTAMAGVIGAGGLGNLAYLDGFQRSREDVTLAATIMILLIVFAIQILGDFFTNKLDKR
- a CDS encoding methionine ABC transporter ATP-binding protein — encoded protein: MITISDVKKIYQSKSGPISAVDGVNIEIAQGEIFGVIGYSGAGKSTLIRMLNGLEVPTEGIVDVNGQIVSRVKGKKLREARQSIGMIFQHFNLLWSRTVLENIQFPLEIAGVPKKERLHRANELLKLVGLEGRGDAYPSQLSGGQKQRVGIARSLANNPDVLLCDEATSALDPQTTDSILDLLVDINKRLGLTIVLITHEMHVIQKICHRVAVMEQGKVVELGDVLEVFRNPQEQVTKRFVREVSQVKETGETIDHLLMQYPNGKVLKFTFVGESTEQPLITTLIRKFDLDVNILQGQISQTQKGAYGTLFVHLDGDERTIKDALTFVQTQLVQVEVLRG